The DNA segment AGTTCATGTTAAGGAATCATACCGAGGAAGGATAGGGTCGATGCACACATTATGCAAGGTTCACATGTTACGTAAAGAACGCATTTCGAGAATTTCTCAGCGACTTGTGAAGGTGAAAGTCTATCTTTTTGCCATTGTCCAATAAGTTCATCGATTGCTTCATCTCTGCATGTCTTGTGGCCTCTCTGAACAAAATTATAACAAACGACTTAGTAAGTAGCATAGACGAAGCAACCAACATGACAATCAATAAACACTCTATGTCATCGCATTGTTTTATGTTTCAGAGTTACTCATACAGAGAAATAGgtaaaagtttataaaagatTACATTGCCTGTCTCATTAGTTCGGTTAAGCCCTGAAGCAACGATGTTACCCTCCTCAAGAATGACACATCTGATCCAGACAAACAGaaagataataatttaattgataATAGTATCGAGAAAGAGCAACTGGgataaagaaaagtaaaaaaaattagatacccCCACAGGAAATTCAAGAGCCTCTAAAGCAAGTTTAGCCTGCAATCCAAGGGAATCAAAAGACTGTTACTCTAGAAAAGGAACAAAATTTTGCAGTATTGGGAGCCAAAACTGGTGTTACCTGACTTCAAAtcggaaaaaaaattcttggcGGACTTCAAATCGGAGAAGAAAGTTATTGAATTCACGCTTAGGGATCATGTCATCGAACTTCCTCATGTCTGCCCATGGGACGTCTTCAACACTGACTATAACAAATCGACAAAGCATATGAGCTGCAATGTTAAAGGAACTCCAGAAAATTAGCTTGTGGAAAAACAAAGTTGCTGAATTTAAGAAGAAAATATTGCACGTTCTTTTACCTCTCGTCAACAATGGCTTCCATAGTTGATTTCTCTTGTTGACTGAATTCTTCCTAGGTCATAGCCAAACCTCTTGTCACCTTCACATTCAGAACGTGACCTTCACATTAAGTATCCAAaatctgttttttctttcttttaaaaagcTTTAAACTTTACATGTCACAGTGGAAGCTGAAGACTTTCTCGTCATGGTTCGTTGCTGAATAATGATGGAAGAAAACATAGTGAGTAGTATAGATCGAAGATAAGATTTTTATAGGGAAACAAACTCACAGCGGCCAAACCCGAAACAGGGGATGCAGTTGTCTTCAACAAAAGGAGCCAAGGTTTGGCCAATTACAAAGATTACCTTCTTATATGGATTCGCAACTTCTCCGATCTATTGGTACAGATTGTCGCTGACAGAGTTGAGCTTCTCTGAATGCGTTAGGGTGAGGCCAAACATCGCAGTCTTAGAGCAAATTTATAGCAGAGACTCGCCGACGGAAACGACGCATCGAAGGGCTCGTACTGCGTCTGTATTAATGCCATTAAAGTCGAGTTCCGTTACAGACAGCGAGAACTATCGATCGTCATTCTCGCCGAAATCAGACTCGCATGAACAAAGGCGAGAATTAGGATGGAGCGCTGCGTTTTGTTTAATGAGGACAGGTGTCGCGCTCTCCTTGAACGAATTGATGACGTGTCGTCCTTGTTGGCATCACCAGGAGAGATTGAaagtctcttttatatataaagattatacTTAAATTAGATATCTAAGCACTTAAAATGGTTGATTCCCTGAGCACGTGAAGGATGTTTACTAATAATGGTTAAAACACGTCCAAAATCAGTGTAACTGCTGAGTCAAGCGGCTCTATTGAAGTTATTAAATGCACACACTTTGAAACAAAGCCTGTTGTGATTATTTTGGCTTTGATAGTtgaaattttttagtttttgaaaaaaaaaacaaaaaattggtCAAAGAAAGCAGCATATAAGGTTATGAAAAATAATTGGtcaaataaatacattttgAATTTGGATTATGAGAAATAAGAAGACTGTATATATATTAGTGATGTATTTAAATTGGCTTTACTTCAGACATACTTCATCATCTAAATAAATATACCCTGCAAGTCCTATAACATTATTTAAGggattaaataattaaaataaaataaaaaggtgatTCTTTTCcctaaaatatttgttttcatctTTATGAATTGTCTCTAGGTTTTGAGGTTTCCAATAAAGCAGAAAAGAGGGCCTAGTAATAGTATGGTGGTACCTAGTTGTTGTAGGATTTGGATCTTTTTCGAGGTCTGGATTCATTCATATTAATGGGACCTTTCCTTCTCATTATTTTTCTCCTGATTCTTCTACTTAAACCCAGTAAAACTTTTTTCACTAACAAATCCAGTAAAATTTGTTCTCTTTCTTAAACTTTCCATGGATCAACTAGTTAACACAAGTCATTTCCAGTTCCATTTAATATAAGAACTTATCTTTTCGTTTAGTAATTACTCATAGACCACATCACATGTACTTTCTTGTATTATAATACACACATCACATGTCCTGAGTTACATGTCATTTCTACGAAAATGAAACATTTGGAAACTGGTCGTGGTTAAAGCTTTGATGGCTCAGCTGGTTCAGCTGACATTTCTGTGTTACTTACTATGGGGGATGGGCCTTGTTAACCAAATAAGAATAATGGGCTTCACAATGGCCCAATATGTTCTTAAAAGGTCGAAAAGAAGAAAACTAGTAGTAGTAAAGGAGACACTTTTGTACTTGTATAGTCTTCAAAAAAATAAGTATTCGACGTGTAATTTGAAACTTGATAAAaagcacacacacacacattgtatctatctatctatacttTAGTGGTCTCACCGAGCTCAACATCTTTCAAATCGATATGCTCTATTCCTTCCTTGAGTAGCTTAATCTCATCTTCTGTCATACTGTTTTTCCCATGAGGAGTCGACTTTGCgtttctctgtttctctagatcAACCGCCCAGCTATAGATCACCATCCCGACAACAGCTACGACCATACCGGAGATGTTCTTGAACGTCATCTCCGAATCAAAGAGAAGCCATCCAAGCGTAAGGACGCAGACTGTTTTCATGTGGCCTAGAACTTGAAATGACGTTGCAGAGAATCTTCCTATGCAGAGGTATTGGCTTATGTTACAGAAAACGGCTAAAGCGCAGGAAAGAAGAATACAGAACTGCAAAGAGATAGAGATAAGAGTAAATGATTTGTGACATCCAAACCCTTAAAAGGTAAGAGAGAATTGACTTACAATGGCACCATAAGTCATCTGGTAAGTAGTGATGAACTTGCCGCTCAAGAAATAGTCAACAAAGGGGCCAAAGATGAGGAGTGAAAGTGCTTGGATAGGAGCTGTTTTGCTCAGCAACTCAAAAGACCCTACCGAGTATTTCTTCTGCAGAGAGCCTATGGACTTGTTTACATAAACAAAAAAGGCAAATTTATAAGACAAACAattgacagacacacacagagaATAGTTGTCGGTACCAAACATAGCTTTTGGTACTTACAATCTGCTGCAGGGAAGTGGAGAAGACGGCAGTACAAGCGCAAATGAAACCTTTGGCATTAACCTTGACATCAGTGACAGTACAGATGCCAACACCAACAACCACAACCATAACAGACGCCTTCACTTCTCTAGAGTAATGCTTGCTATGTAGTATCCATTCCATCACGCATACAACCGGAATCATACTCAGCTTCGATATCTacgcacacaaaaaaaattataaccaaaacaACGGATGAATCAAGAACAAACACTCGTTTCAAAACCaatacataaacaaaacaaaaaaaaaaaacttagtgtGCGGATTTGTTTGAAAATGATCAAAGATCCAGCCGATTGGCTTTCTTTCAAttcagaataattttttttttggtatactCTTTGAATACTAAGAGGTTCAGGACCGAAACTCGTAATTTCCCGCagtatataatattagttttgtcTCAGGACTCGGAACTCCTGACATGACACAATGGCTACAATCCTTTCCGGTTgatgtaatattagtttttgtCAGCGGTCGCTCGAACTGGGAACCTTTGACAGAATGGCTCATTTTGAGATATCTCGTAACTAAAATTGTAACAACCCGTTCCGTGGGTCTTAAGATGTTCGACCCTAACCATTCACCTGTGAGTCCTTATTGACTCTCCAGGTTATTGGTACGTTTGGCGTTTATCGAACCAAAAACTTCACTCTTACAAGACGAGTTGTCACTAATTGACATGCATATCAATTGGTGACAACTCGTTTTGTGAGAGTATTGTTAAAGGATGAAGACTTGGGTTCGAGGAACGCCAAACGCACCTGGAAAAAGCTTTGAGATATTAGGGTCGGTGACCTGAAAGCCAGTCTGAGGTGCACGGGACGGCTTATTATTGTGCACGAggttattagtttatttaatttaccTGGTAGAAGCCAACAGAGTTGAGCATGAGGCTGAAGTTCATAGCAGCGATGGAGACGTTAGCTACAATAGAGAACCAAAGAAGCTCCCAAAGAGGAATGTGCTTCGACGCAGAGAGCCCCGTCGCGTTCGACACCATGCCAACGAGCGCCGTGAGCGCGAAGTGGAATCCCGTTAGTGTTGTCGCTGAAACAAGACACGAATATAGATCGTCGTTAATCTTCTTCATGTCCATGAAGCTTTTGAGATTATGATGGTTTAGCCGGTTTATTCTACGGTTCAAttgtacatataattatggTGGTTTAGTTCGGTTTAGCATagtatatactccctccgtttcaaaataaatgatgttttaaggagtttttgatgtttcaaaatagatgatgttttcatatatcAATGCACTTTTtcactttatcaaaaactgtgtaaccaatgatattttgtagtctgttttgtaattggttgaataacttttaatttatattttaatgatatttttaagataaaaaataaatttcttaatagttatgcacaatcttaaaattTCATGTATTTTGAAATAGAGGGAGTAGTATATACTTACTTCTAAATGACCAATTGAACCGTAGACTAAACCGGCTaatagaaagggagagattCATACAACGTACCGAAGCTGAATCCGAAGCCAGAGGAAGACATGAGCTGTTTATTAGCCATGATGATCCCCACGGAGCTGACGATGTTCATCCCCCATGCTCCGACGTCGGAGACTGACGACGACTGCTTCTTCTCGCTCTCCATTTTGGAATCAGATCTCGATTTGGAAGATCAGAATCTCGATTCGCTTGCAGAGTAATGAGATTTGTAGCTTTGCTCTACTTATTGTAGAGTTTGCTACACTCGTTCCTCGTCGTCGTTGGCTAATCACAAGCTTTTCACCATTGATGCTCTCCTTGCGCTTTGAGATTtcgaaatttatatataaataaggaaaatcatttatttaattatagttttattCATGTCGTTTACCTTATTTGaccttcttcttattcttttctggTCCACTAGTTtttttgtcagaagacttccatgtaaggtTAGTTTAGTCTTTTCGCTTTCAATGTTATTTATAGAACGTAATAAATTTCCGAATTTGTTTAATCAACGCGTTACTCGTTAGAACTTTAATTAAGCCACACGGGAACTGATCAAAACAGACGTTTAACGAGTgatttaaattactaaaaacagaataatttaatttaattgtaaAGTGCCGTGATGGGcaactaatataaattattttagagCAATCAACGGCTATTACATTATCAAAGCCTCATATGATTTACAGATCTAAATTAAAAGTAGTTTTCGCATTCAATTGCCACCATTGTTCACGGTGGCACATTCACACTAAAAGCCAAATGTATCTACTTGCTTGAAGTAtcattcataaataaataaataattccaAA comes from the Brassica napus cultivar Da-Ae chromosome A7, Da-Ae, whole genome shotgun sequence genome and includes:
- the LOC106421677 gene encoding UDP-rhamnose/UDP-galactose transporter 1, encoding MESEKKQSSSVSDVGAWGMNIVSSVGIIMANKQLMSSSGFGFSFATTLTGFHFALTALVGMVSNATGLSASKHIPLWELLWFSIVANVSIAAMNFSLMLNSVGFYQISKLSMIPVVCVMEWILHSKHYSREVKASVMVVVVGVGICTVTDVKVNAKGFICACTAVFSTSLQQISIGSLQKKYSVGSFELLSKTAPIQALSLLIFGPFVDYFLSGKFITTYQMTYGAIFCILLSCALAVFCNISQYLCIGRFSATSFQVLGHMKTVCVLTLGWLLFDSEMTFKNISGMVVAVVGMVIYSWAVDLEKQRNAKSTPHGKNSMTEDEIKLLKEGIEHIDLKDVELGETTKV